A window from Mya arenaria isolate MELC-2E11 chromosome 9, ASM2691426v1 encodes these proteins:
- the LOC128245609 gene encoding keratin-associated protein 6-2-like, whose product MKTTAVILAVMVFAAVLIQDIDARGRCRCSKWCNKKFEYPLGRCGKWGGVVCCRRWWGGYGGGYGGGYGGGYGGGYGGGMGWGGYGGGYGGYGGGYGGGYGGGWGGYGWGKRGGYGGYGGGYGYGGGYGGYGGGYGWGKKY is encoded by the exons ATGAAGACTACCGCCGTGATTCTCGCTGTTATGGTTTTTGCAGCCGTCCTTATCCAGGACATTGATG CCCGGGGCCGATGTCGCTGTAGCAAATGGTGCAACAAGAAATTCGAGTATCCCCTGGGCCGATGTGGCAAATGGGGCGGTGTTGTGTGCTGTAGGCGCTGGTGGGGTGGATATGGAGGCGGATACGGAGGCGGATACGGAGGCGGATATGGTGGCGGCTATGGAGGCGGCATGGGCTGGGGAGGATACGGAGGTGGATATGGGGGATATGGGGGCGGATACGGAGGTGGATATGGAGGTGGTTGGGGTGGATACG GATGGGGAAAGAGGGGCGGTTATGGAGGTTACGGTGGAGGTTACGGTTATGGTGGCGGTTATGGTGGTTATGGCGGTGGCTATGGATGGGGCAAGAAATATTGA